One genomic region from Rattus norvegicus strain BN/NHsdMcwi chromosome 10, GRCr8, whole genome shotgun sequence encodes:
- the Tbx2 gene encoding T-box transcription factor TBX2, with translation MREPALAASAMAYHPFHAPRPADFPMSAFLAAAQPSFFPALALPPGALAKPLPDPGLAGAAAAAAAAAAAAEAGLHVSALGPHPPAAHLRSLKSLEPEDEVEDDPKVTLEAKELWDQFHKLGTEMVITKSGRRMFPPFKVRVSGLDKKAKYILLMDIVAADDCRYKFHNSRWMVAGKADPEMPKRMYIHPDSPATGEQWMAKPVAFHKLKLTNNISDKHGFTILNSMHKYQPRFHIVRANDILKLPYSTFRTYVFPETDFIAVTAYQNDKITQLKIDNNPFAKGFRDTGNGRREKRKQLTLPTLRLYEEHCKPERDGAESDASSCDPPPAREPPPSPSAAPSPLRLHRARAEEKPCAADSDPEPERSGEERAAAPLGRSSSRDASPARLTEPERSRERRSPERGSKEPTEGGGDGPFSLRSLEKERAEARRKDEGRKDVGEGKEPSLAPLVVQTDSASPLGAGHLPGLAFSSHLHGQQFFGPLGAGQPLFLHPGQFAMGPGAFSAMGMGHLLASVAGGGGNSGGAAPGTAAGLDAGGLGPAASAASTATPFPFHLSQHMLASQGIPMPTFGGLFPYPYTYMAAAAAAASALPATSAAAAAAAAAGSLSRSPFLGSARPRLRFSPYQIPVTIPPSTSLLTTGLAAESSKGGNSREPSPLPELALRKVGGPSRGALSPSGSAKEAASELQSIQRLVSGLESQRALSPGRESPK, from the exons GCGCAGCCCTCCTTCTTCCCGGCGCTAGCGCTGCCGCCCGGCGCGCTGGCCAAGCCTCTGCCCGACCCGGGCCTGGCGGGGGCGGCGGCCGCGGctgcagcggcggcggcggcagccgAGGCGGGGCTGCACGTCTCGGCACTCGGCCCGCACCCGCCCGCCGCGCATCTGCGCTCGCTCAAGAGCCTGGAACCCGAGGACGAGGTGGAGGACGACCCCAAGGTGACGCTGGAGGCCaaggagctgtgggaccagttccaCAAGCTGGGCACCGAGATGGTCATCACCAAGTCCGGGAG GCGGATGTTCCCCCCCTTCAAGGTGCGAGTCAGCGGCCTGGACAAGAAGGCCAAGTACATCCTGCTGATGGACATTGTGGCTGCCGATGACTGCCGATATAAGTTTCACAACTCGAGATGGATGGTGGCAGGCAAAGCCGACCCCGAGATGCCTAAACGCATGTACATCCACCCGGACAGTCCGGCCACGGGGGAGCAGTGGATGGCCAAGCCCGTGGCCTTCCACAAACTGAAGCTAACCAACAACATTTCTGACAAGCATGGCTTC ACCATCCTGAACTCCATGCACAAGTACCAGCCGCGCTTCCACATCGTGCGAGCCAACGACATCTTGAAGCTCCCATACAGTACCTTTCGCACCTATGTCTTCCCAGAGACTGACTTCATCGCTGTCACTGCCTACCAGAATGACAAG ATTACACAACTGAAGATCGACAACAACCCTTTTGCCAAGGGCTTCCGGGACACCGGGAACGGCCGTCGGGAGAAAAG GAAGCAGCTAACGCTGCCCACTCTCCGTTTGTATGAGGAGCACTGTAAACCGGAGCGTGACGGCGCTGAATCCGATGCCTCGTCCTGCGACCCTCCGCCTGCGCGCGAACCACCGCCCTCCCCCAGCGCAGCGCCCAGCCCTCTACGCCTGCACCGGGCCCGAG CCGAGGAGAAGCCGTGCGCAGCCGACAGCGACCCTGAGCCGGAGCGGTCGGGCGAGGAGCGCGCCGCAGCGCCCCTGGGCCGCAGCTCTTCGCGGGACGCCAGCCCCGCTCGCCTGACCGAACCCGAACGCTCCCGGGAGCGGCGCAGCCCGGAGAGGGGCAGCAAGGAACCGACGGAGGGCGGTGGGGACGGCCCATTTAGTCTGCGGAGCCTGGAGAAGGAGCGCGCGGAGGCCCGGAGGAAGGATGAGGGGCGCAAGGACGTGGGCGAAGGCAAGGAGCCCAGCCTGGCGCCTCTGGTGGTGCAGACAGACAGTGCGTCCCCCCTGGGTGCGGGCCATCTGCCCGGCTTGGCCTTCTCCAGCCACCTGCACGGGCAGCAGTTCTTTGGGCCGTTGGGAGCTGGCCAGCCCCTCTTCCTGCACCCAGGACAATTTGCCATGGGCCCCGGAGCCTTCTCCGCCATGGGCATGGGTCATCTGCTAGCCTCGGTGGCAGGCGGCGGTGGCAATAGCGGGGGCGCTGCGCCCGGAACCGCGGCGGGGCTGGACGCAGGCGGGCTGGGTCCCGCAGCCAGCGCAGCAAGCACCGCGACTCCCTTCCCGTTCCACCTCTCCCAGCACATGCTGGCATCTCAG GGAATCCCAATGCCCACTTTCGGAGGCCTCTTCCCCTACCCGTACACTTACATGGCAGCAGCGGCCGCCGCCGCCTCCGCTTTACCCGCCACCAGCGCTGcagctgccgccgccgccgccgctggtTCTCTATCACGGAGCCCATTTCTGGGCAGTGCCCGGCCCCGCCTGCGCTTCAGCCCCTACCAGATCCCGGTCACCATCCCACCTAGCACTAGCCTCCTTACCACTGGGCTGGCGGCGGAGAGCTCCAAGGGTGGAAATAGCCGTGAGCCCAGTCCACTGCCTGAGCTGGCTCTCCGAAAAGTGGGGGGCCCATCCCGCGGGGCCCTATCGCCCAGCGGCTCAGCCAAAGAGGCGGCCAGTGAACTGCAGAGCATCCAGAGACTGGTGAGTGGACTAGAGAGCCAGCGAGCCCTCTCCCCCGGCCGGGAGTCTCCCAAGTGA